A genomic region of Saccopteryx bilineata isolate mSacBil1 chromosome 1, mSacBil1_pri_phased_curated, whole genome shotgun sequence contains the following coding sequences:
- the AADAT gene encoding kynurenine/alpha-aminoadipate aminotransferase, mitochondrial, producing the protein MNYARFITATSAARRPSPIRVLTEIMNRAPKSLISLATGSPNPNTFPFKTAVITIENGKTIRFDEETMKRALQYSQSAGIPELLSWLKQLQVKLHNPPTLHYPSSQGQMDICVTTGSQEGLCKVFEMIINRGDNILLNEPVYSGTLQALLPLGCNIINVSSDEYGIVPDSLKEILSKWKPEDSKNPKKNTPKLLYTVPNGNNPTGNSLTSNRKKEIYELARKYDFLIIEDDPYYFLQFNKPWAPTFLSMDIDGRVIRADSFSKVLSSGLRIGFITGPKPLIERVVLHTQVSTLHPSTFTQLMISQLLHQWGEEGFLAHIERVIDYYRKQKDALLAAADKWLSGLAEWHVPTAGMFIWIKIKGINDVKKLVEEKAIKKEILMVPGNAFYIDSSAPSPYFRASFSLASPEQMDVAFQRLAELIKESL; encoded by the exons ATGAATTACGCACGATTCATCACCGCCACGAGCGCAGCGAGAAGGCCTTCTCCCATCCGAGTCTTGA CTGAGATCATGAACAGGGCACCGAAATCGCTCATCTCCTTGGCCACTGGATCACCAAATCCGAACACGTTTCCCTTTAAGACTGCTGTTATCACCATAGAAAATGGAAAGACCATCCGATTTGATGAAGAGACAATGAAGAGAGCACTTCAGTATTCTCAAAGTGCTGG AATCCCAGAGCTGTTGTCCTGGCTAAAACAGTTACAAGTAAAATTGCATAATCCTCCCACCCTCCATTATCCATCCAGCCAAGGACAAATGGATATATGTGTCACAACTGGCAGCCAAGAAGGTCTTTGTAAG GTGTTTGAAATGATCATTAATCGTGGAGATAATATCCTCCTGAATGAACCTGTTTATTCAGGAACACTTCAAGCT CTGCTGCCATTGGGCTGCAATATTATTAATGTTTCCAGTGACGAATATGGGATTGTTCCAGACTCACTCAAAGAAATACTTTCCAAATGGAAACCAGAAGATTCAAAGAATCCCAAGAAAAACACACCAAAATTGCTTTATACTGTCCCAAATGGCAACAACCCCACTGGAAACTCATTGACAAGTAACCGCAAAAAGGAAATCTATGag CTCGCAAGAAAATATGATTTCCTCATAATAGAAGATGATCCTTACTATTTCCTTCAGTTTAACAAG cCCTGGGCACCAACATTTCTTTCCATGGACATCGATGGGCGTGTCATCAGAGCCGACTCTTTTTCAAAAGTGCTGTCCTCTGG GTTGAGAATAGGGTTTATAACTGGTCCAAAACCCTTGATAGAGAGAGTTGTTTTACACACACAAGTCTCCACATTGCACCCCAGCACTTTTACACAG CTTATGATATCCCAGCTTCTTCACCAATGGGGAGAAGAGGGCTTCCTGGCTCACATAGAGAG GGTTATTGATTACTATAGGAAGCAGAAGGATGCATTATTGGCTGCTGCAGACAAGTGGTTGAGCG gttTGGCAGAATGGCATGTTCCTACTGCTGGAATGTTTATATGGATTAAAATTAAGGGCATTAATGATGTAAAAAAACTGGTTGAagaaaaagccattaaaaaagag ATATTAATGGTTCCTGGAAATGCTTTCTACATTGATAGCTCAGCTCCTAGCCCTTACTTTAGGGCATCCTTCTCTCTGGCTTCTCCAGAACAAATGGATGTG gcCTTCCAGAGATTAGCTGAACTTATAAAAGAATCTTTATGA